In the genome of Leptospira dzoumogneensis, one region contains:
- a CDS encoding helix-turn-helix domain-containing protein — MSRIKVFLIWILVLGISTQIHSQGDEKKNVGHLRIQGSDQTHWKQIDDFSVLLDWGFYPEPIDLRFRIGNLPEESKTEFLIFPWSLLDSVQVCDLNGDCLRAGFIHPVNEWLIPGIFPVFPLRKFLENSQEINIRIQSRNYILSEVRLVSAEELYSISTVYSGIVFSLLALVIVQVAYLINSYIRLRSKWILYQILFSFGIGLTFLFVSGIASRYLFPGFGFPLSLGKKIMIGYLIISGTLWVSHFLKIRQNFKPVWYFYIVVNILTAVMIVLSFTQFPRQFVSRSFTIFYLAVTGTAIVLSLVATKRKTIQTRWFVLGMFSLLAIEILNIISYKAFFSFDGKSFLFFIAFFVPVNIFLTSRSVRTRIRELEHEIILRREELKNFQIDRTSSDISGKKKSTIVGINVEDTLARLNKLLDEDKIYLEEELRISDLAAVLGLSVHQVSELLNQVLNISFPDLLKKYRIEEAKRIILNDPSANILDLAFSVGFQSKSSFYDSFKKYTGLTPQEFKKSASLEE; from the coding sequence ATGTCTAGAATAAAAGTATTTCTGATTTGGATCCTGGTTTTAGGGATCTCTACTCAAATCCATTCCCAAGGGGATGAGAAGAAGAATGTGGGGCATCTTCGTATCCAAGGCTCCGACCAAACTCACTGGAAGCAGATAGACGATTTTTCGGTATTACTCGACTGGGGATTTTATCCGGAGCCGATCGATCTGCGTTTTCGGATCGGTAATTTACCTGAGGAATCTAAGACTGAATTTTTGATCTTTCCTTGGAGCCTTTTGGATTCAGTTCAGGTATGCGATCTTAATGGGGATTGTTTACGGGCAGGATTCATTCATCCGGTCAATGAATGGCTGATCCCTGGGATATTTCCGGTTTTTCCCCTCAGAAAGTTTCTGGAGAATAGCCAAGAGATCAATATTAGGATCCAGTCTAGGAATTATATACTTTCGGAAGTTCGGTTAGTAAGCGCGGAAGAGTTATATTCCATTTCCACAGTTTATTCTGGGATCGTATTTTCGCTTCTCGCGCTTGTGATCGTTCAGGTTGCCTATCTGATCAATTCCTATATTCGCCTTCGTTCTAAGTGGATCCTGTATCAGATCCTATTCTCATTCGGTATCGGGCTTACTTTCTTATTCGTGTCCGGGATAGCCTCCAGATATCTTTTTCCAGGATTCGGTTTCCCTCTTTCTTTAGGGAAGAAGATCATGATAGGTTATCTGATCATTTCCGGCACTCTCTGGGTTTCTCATTTTTTAAAGATCAGGCAGAATTTCAAACCGGTTTGGTATTTTTATATCGTAGTGAATATACTGACTGCGGTCATGATCGTTTTAAGTTTTACTCAATTTCCAAGGCAATTCGTATCTCGCTCGTTTACTATTTTTTATTTGGCAGTGACCGGCACTGCAATCGTTCTTAGTTTGGTCGCTACAAAACGAAAAACGATCCAAACTCGCTGGTTTGTGCTCGGAATGTTCTCTCTACTCGCGATAGAGATCTTAAATATCATTTCGTATAAGGCATTCTTTTCTTTCGATGGGAAAAGTTTCTTATTTTTTATAGCCTTCTTCGTTCCGGTAAATATATTCCTGACCAGCCGCTCCGTTAGGACCCGGATCAGAGAATTGGAACATGAAATTATATTGAGAAGAGAAGAACTCAAAAACTTCCAGATAGATAGGACATCTTCGGACATATCCGGAAAGAAAAAATCCACCATAGTAGGTATCAATGTAGAAGATACCCTCGCTCGATTGAATAAACTTTTGGATGAAGACAAGATCTATTTAGAAGAAGAATTAAGGATCAGCGATCTTGCTGCTGTGTTAGGTTTATCCGTGCATCAGGTTTCAGAACTTCTAAACCAAGTATTGAATATTTCTTTTCCTGACCTTCTTAAAAAATATAGGATAGAAGAGGCTAAACGTATTATTTTAAATGATCCTTCTGCAAATATACTGGATCTTGCGTTTTCAGTGGGTTTCCAGTCTAAGTCTTCTTTTTATGATTCTTTTAAGAAGTATACGGGACTGACCCCTCAGGAATTCAAAAAATCGGCTTCACTTGAGGAATGA
- a CDS encoding MBL fold metallo-hydrolase, with protein sequence MRSISNLFRNIPIFLAALLAAGLVQGFLGCATAEPKPKIEIPSSKTSIQIQPIFHGSLVLTIGEKTIYVDPSWGGEKYKDLKKPDLILITDIHPDHMDLKTLGEIATKETQIIAPEAVAKEAKEYTNITRLKNGQSASVGDINFSAIPMYNITKEHLDKHTKGRGNGYLIKFGGKTIYISGDTEDIKEMRSLKNIDIAFLCMNQPYTMSVEKAADAVKDFKPKVVYPYHYRGKDGLSDTEKFKALVKESSPSTQVELINWY encoded by the coding sequence ATGAGATCAATAAGTAATCTTTTTCGAAACATACCAATCTTTTTAGCCGCGCTATTAGCTGCGGGTCTTGTACAAGGATTTTTAGGATGTGCTACGGCAGAGCCGAAACCTAAAATAGAGATCCCAAGTTCTAAAACTTCTATCCAAATCCAACCGATCTTTCATGGAAGTTTGGTCCTAACCATTGGTGAGAAAACAATCTATGTGGATCCTTCTTGGGGAGGAGAAAAGTATAAGGACCTGAAAAAACCGGATCTGATCCTAATTACGGATATTCATCCCGATCATATGGATCTTAAAACTTTGGGAGAGATCGCGACTAAAGAAACCCAGATCATAGCTCCGGAAGCAGTCGCGAAAGAAGCAAAAGAATATACCAATATCACTCGTTTGAAGAACGGACAATCCGCTTCCGTAGGTGATATCAACTTCTCCGCTATTCCTATGTATAATATTACCAAAGAACATTTGGATAAACATACTAAAGGAAGAGGAAACGGTTATTTGATCAAGTTCGGAGGTAAGACCATCTATATTTCCGGAGACACCGAAGATATTAAAGAAATGAGATCTTTGAAAAATATCGACATCGCGTTTCTTTGTATGAACCAACCTTATACTATGTCTGTAGAAAAAGCGGCGGATGCAGTGAAAGACTTTAAGCCGAAAGTTGTGTATCCATATCATTACCGTGGAAAAGACGGATTAAGTGATACTGAAAAGTTTAAGGCGCTTGTAAAAGAGTCCAGCCCTTCTACTCAAGTCGAATTGATCAACTGGTATTGA
- a CDS encoding FG-GAP-like repeat-containing protein, with protein sequence MLLGKFYLHFFKLVFLSRSFLLCFLILFSFCKVETYNPAIPYSRAWWETTFLCFATGECNQSSVVVSNIPSGGLLETGFLVGTSESEVEVSIDGGAFLPATGVATWSFPLPTGSSVWKHKSIHSIHARNVGSVFGVVLSVRKGFNRDINGDGYPDLVVGSPSANSNTGEISIFHNTPKIGIEAVSSGEANTTISGTSASDYFGGSFQVGDINADGYADLVVGSEGYSTSAGRVYVFHSAGTTGITGSTSSANTTITGPSVSSQFGHVVALGDPDQNGFLDLAVGSPGYPSNTGTVYIYKSTVDGITDGAGGTSLGISNAFSTITGLSSSNNNFGSGVVFGDFNGNGSSDLAVGGSLCDGQRGTVWIFLSAGASGINVPNSLYSDAYTTIAGGYYFSRFGESLASDDLNSDGFEDLAVGGTGFPSNGSGPTYAGKLSFFYGSISAITATDISNGAFHVYSNLPAAEYVSSSITFGNINGDAFPDLIFGAKGFNSNIGQAFIIYGPASGVTGFLITGTAVIPNIAGDPGQTSQFGTGAQTIDLNLDGKSELIISAPNYSGGGKVYIFNGSSSQISAIDVSAASSTITGNAGFGGSF encoded by the coding sequence GTGTTGCTTGGAAAGTTTTACTTACATTTTTTCAAATTAGTGTTTTTATCCAGATCCTTCTTACTTTGTTTCTTAATTTTATTTTCTTTCTGCAAGGTAGAAACTTATAATCCTGCGATCCCTTATTCTAGAGCGTGGTGGGAAACTACATTTCTTTGTTTTGCCACAGGAGAATGTAATCAATCTTCCGTTGTAGTTTCTAATATTCCGAGTGGAGGGCTTTTAGAGACCGGGTTTTTAGTAGGCACTTCCGAATCTGAAGTGGAAGTCAGTATAGATGGAGGAGCTTTCCTGCCCGCGACCGGAGTAGCAACCTGGAGTTTTCCTCTTCCTACCGGAAGCTCGGTTTGGAAACATAAAAGTATTCATAGCATCCATGCTCGAAATGTAGGTTCTGTTTTCGGAGTTGTACTAAGTGTAAGGAAAGGATTTAACAGAGATATTAACGGAGACGGTTATCCGGATCTGGTCGTTGGAAGTCCTAGTGCGAATTCAAATACCGGGGAAATATCTATTTTTCATAATACTCCAAAGATAGGAATTGAGGCGGTATCTTCCGGAGAAGCAAACACTACGATATCCGGCACCTCCGCTTCCGATTATTTCGGGGGTTCTTTTCAAGTAGGAGATATAAATGCGGACGGTTACGCTGATCTAGTAGTGGGCTCGGAAGGTTATTCCACTTCTGCCGGAAGAGTTTATGTATTCCATAGTGCAGGCACAACCGGAATTACAGGAAGCACAAGTTCCGCTAATACGACTATCACAGGACCTTCGGTTTCTTCCCAATTCGGACATGTTGTGGCACTTGGAGATCCGGACCAAAACGGATTTTTAGATCTGGCGGTCGGTTCTCCAGGTTATCCTTCCAATACAGGGACTGTATATATTTACAAAAGTACTGTAGACGGGATCACGGACGGCGCAGGAGGAACTAGTTTAGGTATTTCTAATGCCTTTTCCACTATTACCGGGCTATCTTCTTCGAATAATAATTTCGGCTCCGGTGTAGTATTCGGAGATTTTAATGGGAATGGATCTTCTGATTTGGCGGTAGGGGGATCTCTTTGCGACGGCCAAAGAGGGACTGTTTGGATTTTCTTAAGCGCCGGAGCATCCGGTATCAATGTTCCGAATTCTTTATATAGTGACGCATATACCACTATAGCAGGCGGTTATTATTTCAGCCGTTTCGGAGAATCATTAGCATCAGATGATCTAAATTCAGACGGGTTTGAAGATCTGGCAGTAGGAGGGACTGGATTTCCTTCTAACGGTTCCGGTCCTACCTATGCGGGTAAACTTTCATTTTTCTATGGATCTATTTCCGCAATTACGGCAACTGATATTAGTAACGGAGCATTTCACGTATATAGCAATCTACCTGCAGCTGAGTATGTAAGCTCTTCTATAACTTTTGGAAATATTAATGGGGATGCTTTTCCGGATCTTATTTTTGGTGCAAAAGGATTCAATTCGAATATCGGACAAGCTTTCATAATTTATGGTCCGGCAAGCGGCGTTACCGGTTTTCTAATTACTGGAACAGCTGTTATTCCTAATATCGCAGGAGATCCAGGGCAGACCAGCCAATTCGGAACCGGAGCCCAAACAATCGATCTAAATTTAGATGGAAAATCGGAGCTGATCATAAGCGCCCCTAATTATTCAGGCGGAGGAAAAGTTTATATCTTCAATGGATCTTCATCTCAAATTTCTGCGATAGATGTAAGCGCTGCAAGCTCTACGATTACCGGGAATGCAGGTTTCGGCGGATCATTCTAA
- a CDS encoding lipin/Ned1/Smp2 family protein: protein MRSFVLALCLSVFSMGVWADCPDYTTPSNPPSFSKPTKRSFRNFGNTILAGLYVPYHMVYDTIVKSGSNATMVGKFDYDAVFHKDLEGEYIHVYIYGTAMSGWTYVGRYTTNGDGKITANLGVRATGDYIVRMVVEGDLSSADGYLTVADPGRQTVLFDVDGTLTTNDFEALADYAGIKIADAYYYAPETVNAYRNKGYQIVYLTGRPYWNTKDTRDWFPSKGMKSWHYHPSSDYLGANVQAYKTDYINYLRNIVGLNIIRAYGNATTDIAAYAAGGIPKSDTWIIGTNAGKEGTQSITGNYSLHYNTVVTSTPQASSCY from the coding sequence ATGCGATCCTTTGTGTTAGCCCTGTGCTTAAGTGTGTTCTCGATGGGAGTTTGGGCAGATTGTCCGGACTACACCACTCCTTCTAACCCACCTTCCTTTTCAAAACCTACCAAAAGAAGTTTCCGCAATTTCGGAAATACGATCTTGGCGGGCCTATATGTACCTTATCATATGGTTTATGATACTATCGTAAAATCAGGATCGAACGCAACTATGGTCGGCAAATTCGATTACGATGCCGTATTTCATAAAGATCTGGAAGGTGAATACATTCACGTTTATATCTATGGAACTGCGATGAGCGGTTGGACCTATGTGGGTCGTTATACTACGAATGGTGACGGTAAGATCACTGCAAACTTAGGTGTTCGTGCTACAGGTGACTATATTGTTCGTATGGTGGTAGAAGGTGATCTTTCCAGCGCGGACGGTTATCTGACTGTTGCCGATCCCGGCCGCCAAACCGTTCTATTCGATGTGGATGGTACCTTGACCACGAATGATTTCGAAGCTCTTGCGGATTATGCGGGTATTAAAATTGCCGATGCTTATTATTACGCTCCGGAAACTGTGAACGCATATCGTAATAAAGGTTATCAGATCGTTTATCTGACCGGCCGTCCTTATTGGAATACAAAGGATACTCGCGATTGGTTCCCTTCTAAAGGTATGAAGTCCTGGCATTACCATCCTAGTTCGGATTATTTAGGTGCGAATGTTCAGGCTTACAAGACAGACTATATTAATTATTTGCGTAATATTGTCGGCCTGAATATTATACGCGCTTATGGAAATGCAACTACTGATATTGCAGCGTATGCGGCAGGCGGTATTCCAAAATCGGATACTTGGATTATTGGAACAAATGCAGGCAAAGAAGGGACCCAGTCGATCACCGGGAACTATTCTCTTCATTACAACACTGTAGTAACAAGTACTCCTCAAGCTTCTTCCTGTTACTAA
- a CDS encoding lysozyme inhibitor LprI family protein, translated as MRFCLTALLLLITFSAFSKSSEPSDVCTKIKNKNDRKKCYSKEYQAADKELNLTYKKIREGLSESQKEDLKKLQILWIGYRDGVCEGPMYSSDGSGVETIVCKTGTTTERTKYLNHVWKFGAASKEGLGSYTDGFGGNLKLFRDRSNKDIQFSFEVVRGPTAHLGEVSGNWIPNKEGKWTWASTKDCKSDDPDCCLLEFEYFQNRIEVEEVSCSAYHGARAYFGGSYRYEFK; from the coding sequence ATGCGTTTCTGCCTCACTGCTTTATTACTCTTAATAACTTTTTCCGCTTTTTCCAAGTCGTCCGAACCCTCGGATGTATGCACCAAGATCAAAAATAAAAATGATCGAAAAAAATGTTATTCTAAGGAATACCAAGCTGCGGACAAAGAATTGAATCTGACTTATAAAAAGATAAGGGAAGGTTTATCCGAATCCCAAAAGGAAGATCTGAAAAAATTACAGATCCTTTGGATCGGATACAGAGATGGAGTATGCGAAGGACCTATGTATTCTTCGGACGGATCCGGTGTGGAAACAATCGTCTGTAAAACCGGAACAACTACAGAAAGAACTAAATATTTAAATCATGTTTGGAAATTCGGTGCGGCTTCTAAAGAAGGATTAGGTTCTTATACGGATGGTTTCGGCGGCAATTTAAAACTTTTCAGAGATAGATCGAATAAGGATATCCAATTTTCTTTTGAAGTTGTTAGAGGTCCTACGGCCCATTTGGGAGAAGTGAGCGGGAATTGGATCCCAAATAAAGAAGGTAAATGGACCTGGGCTTCCACTAAAGACTGTAAGTCGGATGATCCGGATTGCTGCTTATTGGAATTCGAGTACTTTCAAAATAGGATAGAAGTAGAGGAAGTTTCCTGCTCTGCGTATCACGGGGCAAGAGCTTACTTCGGCGGAAGTTATAGATACGAATTCAAATAA
- the amt gene encoding ammonium transporter — protein sequence MPKTNFDILWIILSSGLVFFMQAGFLCLESGLTRTKNSINVAIKNITDFGIATLVFYSIGFGFMFGSTYYGWIGKDMFFPDFSKTSPETSVFFLFQLMFCGTAATIVSGAVAERMKFGAYIIVTTIISSLIYPIFGHWVWGRDLQNWDQFTGWLAHLGFMDFAGSTVVHSVGGWVGLSAMILIGNRTGKYGKDGAVRKITGHNLPLAMLGTLILWFGWIGFNGGSTLAFTSEVPKIITNTMFAASGGMASSLIYGWIRLKYAEATLPLNGTLAGLVAITAPCNAVNSIESILIGLVAGILMFEAGVLLDKLKLDDAVGAVPVHLVSGIWGTLAVGFFGDLSILGTGLDRVTQILVQLLGVVSCAALSFGVSYPLLFIIHRFYSLRVSPQNEFQGLNYTEHRATTELIDLFMEMEYQKQTGDLSQDLSIEPFTEVGQIAERYNLVLDKIRTNIKEKETLAIELEHNLSLLQSDLSTARKIQSGIISQEDKLTGDLEITIRYLPLTEVGGDFFDIMELRPGLTRVFLADATGHGVQAALLTMAIKAIYESLKRGIYSVTEILYHLNNEFLHTFKNLNQFFTCIVVDIDTNLNLIRYSSAGHVPQYLIQGREIHSLEKTGRIMGVIPNTKYTSNEMEFTQDSKLILFTDGLFEQWNSQKEEFGEERVEAIVGNLKGIPIGEGIDQILKKLDEFLAGAPKQDDISVLGISRKIKK from the coding sequence ATGCCTAAAACGAATTTCGATATTCTATGGATCATTCTTTCTTCCGGCTTGGTGTTTTTTATGCAGGCCGGATTTTTATGTTTAGAATCCGGCCTAACTAGGACCAAGAATTCGATTAACGTAGCAATTAAGAATATTACCGACTTCGGGATCGCTACTCTTGTTTTTTATTCAATAGGATTCGGGTTCATGTTCGGCTCAACCTATTATGGTTGGATCGGAAAGGATATGTTCTTTCCTGATTTTTCAAAAACAAGTCCTGAAACTTCCGTTTTCTTTTTATTCCAGCTCATGTTCTGCGGAACCGCAGCGACTATCGTCTCCGGTGCAGTCGCAGAAAGAATGAAGTTCGGCGCCTATATCATCGTTACTACGATCATTTCTTCTTTGATCTATCCGATTTTCGGCCATTGGGTATGGGGAAGGGATCTGCAAAATTGGGATCAATTTACAGGTTGGCTTGCTCATCTAGGCTTTATGGATTTTGCGGGCTCCACTGTAGTACATAGCGTAGGAGGATGGGTAGGTCTTTCTGCGATGATACTCATCGGGAATCGAACCGGAAAATACGGAAAAGACGGGGCAGTTCGAAAGATCACCGGGCATAATCTGCCACTTGCGATGCTCGGAACATTGATCCTTTGGTTCGGTTGGATAGGATTTAATGGGGGAAGCACTCTTGCATTCACTTCCGAAGTTCCGAAAATCATAACAAATACTATGTTTGCCGCTTCAGGCGGAATGGCTTCCAGTCTGATCTACGGCTGGATCCGTTTAAAATATGCGGAAGCTACTCTACCTTTAAACGGCACCTTGGCCGGACTCGTCGCGATCACCGCTCCTTGTAATGCGGTTAATTCTATAGAATCAATTTTGATCGGATTAGTTGCAGGAATTCTAATGTTCGAGGCTGGAGTCCTTTTGGATAAGCTGAAGTTAGACGATGCAGTAGGAGCCGTTCCTGTACATCTTGTTTCCGGGATCTGGGGAACCCTGGCTGTAGGATTTTTCGGGGATCTTTCTATTTTAGGTACAGGATTGGACAGAGTGACTCAAATACTTGTGCAGTTATTAGGAGTCGTTTCCTGTGCGGCCCTTTCTTTCGGTGTAAGTTATCCTCTTCTTTTTATCATACATCGTTTTTATAGCCTGAGGGTTTCTCCTCAAAATGAATTCCAAGGACTCAATTATACGGAACATAGAGCCACTACGGAGCTGATAGATCTGTTTATGGAAATGGAATACCAAAAACAGACCGGGGATCTAAGCCAAGATCTTTCCATAGAACCGTTTACGGAGGTAGGGCAGATCGCAGAAAGATATAATTTGGTCTTAGATAAGATCAGGACCAATATTAAAGAAAAGGAAACTTTGGCAATAGAGCTGGAGCATAATTTAAGTCTGCTCCAAAGTGATCTGTCCACCGCCAGAAAGATCCAATCCGGGATCATTTCCCAGGAAGATAAGCTCACCGGGGATTTGGAAATTACCATAAGGTATCTTCCTCTTACGGAAGTTGGAGGGGATTTTTTTGATATTATGGAACTTCGTCCGGGACTAACTAGGGTATTCCTTGCGGATGCAACTGGACATGGAGTGCAGGCAGCACTTTTGACGATGGCGATCAAAGCAATTTATGAATCCTTAAAGCGAGGGATTTATAGCGTTACCGAAATTTTATATCACTTAAACAATGAATTCTTACATACATTCAAAAATTTGAATCAATTTTTTACCTGTATCGTGGTCGACATAGACACGAACTTGAATTTGATCCGATATTCTTCCGCGGGTCATGTTCCTCAATATTTGATCCAAGGAAGAGAGATCCACTCTTTGGAAAAAACCGGAAGGATCATGGGGGTGATCCCGAATACGAAATATACTTCCAATGAGATGGAATTCACTCAAGATTCTAAACTAATCCTTTTTACGGATGGACTTTTCGAACAATGGAACTCTCAAAAAGAGGAGTTTGGAGAAGAAAGAGTGGAGGCGATCGTAGGAAATCTAAAAGGAATTCCTATTGGAGAAGGTATCGACCAAATATTAAAAAAATTGGATGAATTCCTGGCAGGAGCTCCTAAACAGGATGATATTTCCGTTTTAGGGATCAGCAGAAAGATCAAAAAATAG
- a CDS encoding DUF3147 family protein — protein sequence MLYLILKYAVTSALVVLISEIARRNDRIGALIASLPLVTILTLLWLQFEKTDPEKISNHAYYTFWFVIPTLPTFLVFPKLYSAFGFWFALGSCIFLTILLFISFNYVLEKFGIKLI from the coding sequence ATGTTATATCTTATACTTAAATACGCAGTGACTTCTGCACTGGTGGTTTTAATTTCCGAAATTGCTCGCCGAAATGATCGGATCGGAGCATTGATCGCTTCTCTGCCTTTGGTTACGATTCTAACATTACTCTGGCTTCAGTTTGAAAAAACAGATCCGGAAAAGATTTCCAATCATGCTTATTATACTTTTTGGTTTGTGATCCCCACCTTACCTACGTTTTTGGTATTTCCTAAACTGTATTCTGCATTTGGCTTTTGGTTTGCACTTGGATCTTGTATTTTCTTAACTATTTTACTTTTCATTTCTTTTAATTACGTTCTTGAAAAATTTGGCATCAAACTTATATAA
- a CDS encoding phosphotransferase family protein gives MPAKKTNRPSPGNTLAIGRSAEISEYGPNKILKLFFKEFPASEVNTEYSNSVIAFSAGASSMKCYEKVKLGDRHGLVFDRLDGISLTKLPDKNPLALFSISQILADLHLDLHNKHTKKMNDIRSEAVKVLSKEPLSFLSKEEKKIAKQFIENLPDGSSVLHLDFHPENVIVTKDSFVIIDWMTALKGDPAADVASTVFLFQDAELWPGTPFLKVIFYNIVRKFILKGYLKRYLSVSGMDRKDIEKWRLPILIFRLGLWNIESERPALQKEIREIISSSKAGK, from the coding sequence ATGCCCGCCAAAAAAACAAACAGACCAAGTCCCGGAAATACGCTTGCAATCGGCAGGTCCGCCGAAATTTCGGAATATGGACCGAACAAGATCCTAAAATTATTTTTTAAAGAATTCCCTGCTTCCGAGGTGAATACCGAATATTCTAATTCCGTAATTGCCTTTTCTGCGGGTGCCAGCTCCATGAAATGTTATGAAAAGGTTAAGCTAGGGGACAGACATGGATTAGTCTTCGATAGATTGGATGGGATTTCGCTCACCAAACTTCCGGACAAAAATCCTCTGGCTCTTTTTAGCATTTCTCAAATACTAGCGGACCTTCATCTGGACTTACATAATAAACATACTAAAAAGATGAATGATATTAGATCGGAAGCTGTGAAAGTCCTTTCTAAAGAACCGCTTTCTTTCTTAAGTAAGGAAGAGAAGAAGATCGCAAAACAATTTATAGAAAATTTACCCGATGGTTCTTCCGTTTTACATCTGGATTTTCATCCTGAAAATGTGATCGTTACAAAGGACTCGTTCGTGATCATAGATTGGATGACTGCATTAAAAGGAGATCCTGCTGCGGATGTGGCTTCTACAGTTTTTTTATTCCAAGACGCGGAACTTTGGCCAGGAACTCCTTTCCTAAAGGTGATATTTTATAATATAGTTCGAAAGTTCATCTTAAAGGGTTATTTAAAAAGATATCTTTCCGTTTCCGGAATGGATCGGAAGGATATAGAAAAATGGAGGCTTCCTATATTAATTTTTCGTTTAGGACTTTGGAATATAGAAAGTGAAAGGCCTGCTCTACAAAAAGAAATTAGAGAGATTATATCATCTTCTAAGGCAGGTAAATGA
- a CDS encoding glycerol-3-phosphate dehydrogenase/oxidase, which yields MSPQKLERFIEKAGDGAFFDVLIIGGGITGSALAYEAASRGLSVALVEKEDFGGATSSATGKLIHGGLRYLKRFDLSLVREALKERRILSNIAPNLVYPYPMILPDPGLLEKIGLFVYDLLSFDRNRTWDKSKKIPAHKNLSKKEIQSLGLDMDSAIYFYDCIMPSPERLTLTFLKSAVQEGASISNYTKAEQLIFDGNRVIGALVKDTIHNKNVKLNASVTVNASGPWSQDFLNGTKKIKVPVPKTRSEGIYLITKKYFDTMVLHVGKKGHFSFAPWRGKNMIGPTERSYYGSVEDWKLSQESILEFLEYINSSGLLSEKLELKDIEFAYGGLRPLAETGVEDKETYSASRKSELQDHSKDRIEGLISAGGGKYTTSRHFAEKIFKLIQKKLSKKTGPNISKKKFLKGCEISDLGSYLENAKSSHPNFPENTIEYLVLHYGTEYGSVLELANFSKQLSEVLDEDGELAAQVLYSIRFEMAMNLNDIFLRRTGLGTIGLPNDEILSKVAEIAGKEWNWSSEKKSEEIQKLKRRLKLPVSF from the coding sequence ATGAGTCCTCAAAAATTGGAACGATTTATCGAAAAAGCAGGGGATGGAGCCTTCTTCGATGTATTGATCATTGGCGGCGGGATCACCGGTTCTGCCTTGGCATATGAGGCGGCGAGTAGAGGACTTTCCGTTGCCTTGGTCGAAAAAGAGGATTTCGGCGGAGCAACATCATCCGCCACAGGCAAACTGATCCACGGCGGACTCAGATATTTAAAACGTTTCGATCTATCTTTAGTCAGAGAAGCACTCAAAGAAAGAAGGATCTTATCCAATATAGCCCCGAATTTAGTTTATCCTTACCCGATGATACTTCCGGATCCTGGTCTTTTGGAGAAGATCGGTCTATTCGTATACGATCTACTTTCTTTCGATAGGAACCGGACTTGGGACAAATCCAAAAAGATACCTGCGCATAAAAATCTTTCTAAAAAGGAGATCCAAAGTCTGGGTTTGGATATGGATTCAGCGATCTATTTTTATGATTGTATCATGCCTAGTCCGGAAAGATTAACTCTAACATTTTTAAAATCCGCAGTCCAGGAAGGTGCATCCATTTCCAATTATACAAAGGCGGAACAGTTGATCTTTGATGGAAACAGAGTAATAGGAGCACTTGTCAAAGATACGATCCATAATAAAAACGTAAAATTGAATGCATCCGTGACCGTGAATGCCTCCGGGCCTTGGAGCCAGGATTTTCTGAACGGGACCAAAAAGATCAAGGTCCCGGTCCCTAAAACAAGATCGGAAGGGATCTACTTAATCACTAAAAAATACTTCGATACAATGGTGCTCCACGTGGGTAAAAAAGGCCATTTCAGTTTCGCTCCTTGGAGAGGAAAAAATATGATCGGGCCAACCGAAAGATCATATTATGGATCTGTGGAAGATTGGAAACTTTCTCAGGAGAGTATTTTAGAATTTTTGGAATATATCAATTCTTCCGGTTTGCTTTCCGAAAAATTAGAATTAAAAGATATTGAATTTGCTTACGGTGGACTTAGGCCTCTTGCGGAAACCGGAGTAGAAGATAAGGAAACTTACTCTGCCTCTAGGAAATCCGAATTACAGGATCATTCTAAAGATCGGATAGAGGGGTTGATCAGCGCGGGTGGAGGGAAATATACCACTAGTCGTCACTTTGCGGAAAAAATATTCAAACTCATTCAAAAGAAACTTTCTAAAAAAACGGGACCGAATATTTCGAAGAAAAAATTCCTTAAAGGATGTGAGATCAGCGACCTAGGATCTTATTTAGAAAATGCTAAATCTTCTCATCCTAATTTTCCCGAAAATACGATAGAGTATCTGGTCCTTCATTACGGAACCGAATACGGATCAGTTCTGGAATTAGCAAATTTTTCTAAACAACTATCCGAAGTGCTGGATGAAGATGGGGAATTGGCAGCTCAGGTTTTATATTCAATTCGTTTCGAAATGGCAATGAATTTGAATGATATATTCTTAAGACGGACAGGTCTTGGAACTATAGGACTTCCTAATGATGAGATACTCTCTAAGGTGGCAGAGATTGCAGGTAAAGAATGGAATTGGTCTTCTGAAAAAAAATCGGAAGAGATCCAAAAACTAAAAAGAAGGCTTAAACTTCCTGTTTCTTTTTAA